The Anastrepha ludens isolate Willacy chromosome 2, idAnaLude1.1, whole genome shotgun sequence genome contains a region encoding:
- the LOC128855787 gene encoding uncharacterized protein LOC128855787: protein MRFRLCEGLLIQTIFILLSKVHVTQNARGHKLSLQLQRVECRIYDESSIKSLNCSLRRDNITKEMVLDADLTLAQQINNVKCKNTIVFERNGVTHKFHELEVDICQALSQRFDFYLFRLILDEVHRVTNLPLQCPLEKDFQYYLRSFTLNSKDFPQFLPNMKWSCYNNFSTGKRLGMTFDVFGSLTRIKG, encoded by the exons atgcgGTTCCGGTTGTGCGAAGGCCTTTTGATACAAACTATTTTTATACTGCTTTCGAAAGTGCATGTGACTCAAAACGCCAGAGGA CACAAACTTTCATTGCAGCTCCAGCGTGTCGAGTGTCGAATTTACGACGAGAGTTCAATAAAATCACTGAATTGCTCCTTGAGAAGAGACAACATAACCAAAGAAATGGTGTTGGACGCCGACCTCACACTGGCCCAGCAAATCAACAATGTCAAGTGCAAAAATACAATTGTGTTCGAACGTAATGGCGTCACCCACAAATTTCACGAGCTTGAAGTGGACATCTGTCAGGCGTTGAGTCAACGTTTCGATTTTTATCTCTTTCGCCTAATCCTCGATGAGGTACATAGAGTGACGAATTTACCGCTACAATGTCCACTGGAAAAA GACTTTCAGTACTATCTGCGTAGCTTTACGCTCAACTCCAAAGACTTTCCACAATTTTTACCCAATATGAAATGGTCCTGTTACAATAATTTTAGCACTGGCAAAAGGTTAGGAATGACGTTTGATGTTTTTGGTTCGTTGACACGCATAAAAGGGTAG